From Streptomyces sp. NBC_00370, a single genomic window includes:
- a CDS encoding holo-ACP synthase produces MIIGVGIDVAEIERFGASLRRTPQLAARLFRDEELLLPGGDRRGVASLAARFAAKEATAKALGAPGGLSWTDVEVYVEPSGQPRLRVRGTVAARAAELGVRGWHVSLSHDAGVASAVVIAEG; encoded by the coding sequence TTGATCATCGGGGTGGGGATCGACGTGGCGGAGATCGAACGGTTCGGCGCGTCCCTGCGGCGCACGCCGCAGCTCGCCGCGCGGCTGTTCCGCGACGAGGAACTGCTGCTGCCGGGCGGCGACCGCCGCGGGGTGGCGTCGCTGGCGGCGCGCTTCGCGGCGAAGGAGGCGACGGCGAAGGCGCTGGGCGCGCCGGGCGGGCTGAGCTGGACGGACGTGGAGGTCTACGTCGAACCGTCCGGCCAGCCACGCCTGCGCGTACGCGGAACGGTGGCGGCGCGCGCGGCGGAGCTGGGGGTACGGGGGTGGCACGTGTCGCTGAGCCACGACGCGGGGGTGGCGTCGGCGGTGGTGATCGCGGAGGGCTGA
- a CDS encoding NAD(P)H-hydrate dehydratase: protein MRTAYSVETVRTAERELMARLPEGALMQRAAAGLAAACAGLLGRVRGAHVVLLVGSGDNGGDALYAGARLAGRGAAVTAVLLAPDRVHTAGLAALRGAGGRVADDPFDVLASADLVLDGITGIGGHGGLRPDAVPVARAAHGSDAVVVAVDLPSGVEAASGEVTGEAVRADATVTFGAYKPGLLIDPAHEYAGAVQLVDIGLGPHLPSVPDVEALQHADVAVLLPEPSAESDKYRRGVLGVLAGSARYPGAAVLAVAGALHGGAGAVRYVGPGRDAVLARFPEALVHEGPPSQAGRVQAWAAGPGLGDSPGLDEVLASDVPVLIDADGLHDLDPAAVRARTAPTVLTPHAGEAAALLGTDRTKVEVARLSAVRELASRFGATVLLKGSTTLIASPEEGVPVRVNPTGTPWLATAGSGDILSGLTGSLLATGLAPRDAASVGAYLHGLAARLASRGAPVSAFDVARHVASAWRNVAEG, encoded by the coding sequence ATGCGTACTGCGTACAGCGTGGAGACAGTCCGGACGGCCGAGCGCGAGCTGATGGCCCGCCTTCCCGAAGGCGCGCTCATGCAGCGCGCGGCGGCGGGCCTCGCCGCGGCCTGCGCGGGGCTGCTGGGCCGGGTGCGCGGCGCCCACGTCGTGCTGCTCGTCGGCAGCGGCGACAACGGCGGTGACGCGCTGTACGCCGGCGCGCGGCTCGCGGGGCGCGGCGCGGCCGTCACGGCGGTGCTGCTGGCCCCCGACCGGGTCCACACCGCCGGCCTCGCCGCCCTGCGCGGCGCGGGCGGCCGGGTCGCCGACGACCCGTTCGACGTACTGGCCTCCGCCGACCTCGTCCTGGACGGGATCACCGGCATCGGCGGCCACGGCGGTCTGCGCCCGGACGCCGTCCCCGTGGCCCGCGCGGCCCACGGCTCGGACGCCGTCGTCGTCGCCGTCGACCTGCCGAGCGGCGTCGAGGCGGCGAGCGGCGAGGTGACGGGCGAGGCGGTACGGGCGGACGCGACGGTGACGTTCGGCGCGTACAAGCCGGGCCTGCTGATCGACCCGGCGCACGAGTACGCGGGGGCCGTCCAGCTCGTCGACATCGGCCTCGGCCCGCACCTGCCGTCCGTGCCCGACGTGGAGGCGCTGCAGCACGCGGACGTGGCGGTGTTGCTGCCGGAGCCCTCGGCGGAGAGCGACAAGTACCGCCGGGGCGTCCTCGGCGTCCTGGCGGGCTCGGCCCGCTACCCGGGTGCGGCGGTGCTGGCCGTGGCGGGCGCGCTGCACGGCGGCGCGGGCGCCGTACGGTACGTGGGCCCCGGCCGGGACGCGGTGCTCGCCCGCTTCCCGGAGGCCCTGGTGCACGAGGGGCCGCCGTCGCAGGCGGGCCGCGTCCAGGCCTGGGCGGCGGGGCCCGGCCTCGGCGACAGCCCGGGCCTGGACGAGGTGCTGGCCTCGGACGTACCGGTCCTGATCGACGCGGACGGTCTCCACGACCTGGACCCGGCGGCGGTCCGCGCCCGTACGGCCCCGACGGTGCTGACCCCGCACGCGGGCGAGGCGGCGGCGCTGCTGGGCACGGACCGTACGAAGGTCGAAGTGGCGCGGCTGTCCGCCGTGCGGGAACTGGCGTCGCGCTTCGGCGCGACGGTCCTGCTCAAGGGCTCGACGACGCTGATCGCCTCGCCGGAAGAGGGCGTTCCGGTCCGGGTGAACCCGACGGGCACGCCCTGGCTGGCGACGGCGGGCAGCGGCGACATCCTCTCGGGCCTCACGGGCTCGCTCCTGGCCACGGGCCTGGCGCCGCGCGACGCGGCGTCGGTGGGCGCGTACCTCCACGGCCTGGCGGCGCGCCTGGCGTCGAGGGGGGCGCCGGTGTCGGCGTTTGACGTGGCGAGGCATGTGGCGTCGGCGTGGCGGAACGTGGCCGAAGGCTGA
- a CDS encoding ArsR/SmtB family transcription factor: MPDIPASHLPAPPDLPDALPEPSVAELRLETVLGALSDPLRIGIVRKLLLERSEFDHTCGWFGLDRPKSSLTHHFRALRDAGLIRQRQYGLERRSHVRTDDLDARFPGLLDLVVAWSPE; encoded by the coding sequence ATGCCCGACATCCCGGCCTCGCACCTCCCGGCCCCGCCGGACCTCCCGGACGCCCTGCCCGAACCGTCCGTGGCCGAACTGCGCCTGGAAACCGTGCTGGGCGCCCTGAGCGACCCGCTGCGGATCGGCATCGTGCGCAAACTCCTCCTGGAGCGCTCGGAGTTCGACCACACCTGCGGCTGGTTCGGACTCGACCGCCCGAAGTCCTCGCTCACCCACCACTTCCGCGCGCTGCGGGACGCGGGCCTGATCAGACAGCGCCAGTACGGTCTGGAACGCCGGAGCCACGTACGGACGGACGACCTCGACGCCCGCTTCCCCGGCCTGCTGGACCTGGTCGTCGCCTGGTCCCCCGAGTGA
- the alr gene encoding alanine racemase: MTGTTPTTQRGRASAEIDLAALRGNVRALRARVGPRTALMAVVKSDAYGHGMVPSARAAQAAGAAWLGTATPHEALALRAAGVGGRLMCWLWTPGDPWREGIEADLDMSVSAMWALREVVAAARAAGRPARIQLKADTGLGRNGCQPADWPELVGAALAARAEGAVEVTGLWSHFACADEPGHPSVAAQLDVFHEMVGYAEKEGVEPEVRHIANSAATLTVPESHFDLVRAGIATYGISPSPELGTSRDFGLRPVMTLAASVALVKRVPEGHGVSYGHTYRTAGETTLGLVPLGYADGIPRHASGRGPVLVGGAWRRVAGRVAMDQFVVDMGDDTVEAGAPAVLFGPGDNGEPTAEDWAEAAQTIAYEIVTRIGARVPRVYVNEDPV, encoded by the coding sequence ATGACCGGAACGACACCAACCACGCAGCGCGGCAGAGCCAGCGCGGAGATCGATCTCGCCGCTCTGCGCGGCAATGTGCGCGCGCTGCGCGCCCGCGTCGGGCCGCGTACCGCGCTCATGGCGGTCGTGAAGTCCGACGCGTACGGGCATGGCATGGTGCCCAGCGCCCGCGCGGCGCAGGCGGCCGGCGCGGCCTGGCTGGGGACGGCGACACCGCACGAGGCGCTGGCGCTGCGGGCCGCCGGTGTCGGGGGGCGGCTGATGTGCTGGCTCTGGACACCCGGCGACCCCTGGCGCGAGGGCATCGAGGCCGACCTCGACATGTCGGTCAGCGCGATGTGGGCGCTGCGCGAGGTGGTGGCGGCGGCGCGTGCGGCGGGGCGGCCCGCCCGTATCCAGCTCAAGGCCGACACCGGCCTCGGCCGCAACGGCTGCCAGCCCGCCGACTGGCCGGAACTCGTCGGCGCCGCGCTCGCCGCGCGGGCCGAGGGGGCCGTCGAGGTGACCGGGCTGTGGTCGCACTTCGCGTGCGCCGACGAGCCGGGCCACCCGTCCGTCGCCGCGCAACTGGACGTCTTCCACGAGATGGTCGGCTACGCGGAGAAGGAGGGCGTCGAGCCCGAGGTGCGGCACATCGCCAACTCCGCCGCCACCCTGACCGTCCCCGAGTCGCACTTCGACCTCGTACGGGCCGGCATCGCCACGTACGGCATCTCGCCCAGCCCCGAGCTGGGCACCTCGCGCGACTTCGGGCTGCGCCCGGTGATGACGCTCGCCGCCTCCGTCGCGCTGGTGAAGCGGGTGCCGGAGGGACACGGCGTCAGCTACGGGCACACGTACCGCACGGCGGGCGAGACGACGCTCGGACTCGTACCGCTCGGGTACGCCGACGGCATCCCCCGGCACGCCTCCGGGCGCGGCCCGGTGCTCGTCGGCGGTGCCTGGCGGCGGGTGGCGGGGCGGGTCGCCATGGACCAGTTCGTGGTCGACATGGGCGACGACACGGTCGAGGCGGGCGCTCCCGCCGTCCTGTTCGGCCCCGGCGACAACGGCGAGCCGACCGCCGAGGACTGGGCGGAGGCCGCGCAGACCATCGCGTACGAGATCGTCACCCGGATCGGCGCGCGGGTGCCGCGGGTGTATGTGAACGAGGATCCCGTGTGA
- a CDS encoding alpha/beta fold hydrolase, with product MSRDAAAGNWSRAGVAGVAIGVIAAGAAAGIAMDRLAVGRGMRKKARLALDATGPYGALRGAPGKAVADDGTQLYYETDELDDLPDPAADAPRRRRLFGRKAPAPVTVVFSHGYCLNQDSWHFQRAALRGLVRTVHWDQRSHGRSGRGVAQRGPGAVPVTIEQLGRDLKAVIDAAAPEGPLVLVGHSMGGMTMMALADQYPELVRERVVAVALVGTSSGRLGEVNYGLPVAGVNAVRRVLPGVLKALGSQPELVERGRRASADLFAGLIKRYSFSSKDVDPAVARFAERMIEGTPIDVVAEFYPAFADHDKTGALAEFREVPALVLAGESDLVTPSTHSEAIQDLLPDAELVLVPDAGHLVMLEHPEVVTDRLADLLTRAGAVPAGANVDPHGSTARPGG from the coding sequence ATGTCGAGGGACGCTGCCGCCGGGAACTGGAGCAGGGCCGGTGTGGCCGGCGTCGCCATAGGCGTGATCGCGGCGGGCGCCGCTGCCGGTATCGCGATGGACCGCCTCGCCGTGGGCCGTGGCATGCGGAAGAAGGCGCGCCTCGCGCTCGACGCGACGGGCCCGTACGGCGCGCTGCGCGGCGCCCCCGGCAAGGCCGTCGCCGACGACGGCACGCAGCTCTACTACGAGACCGACGAGCTGGACGACCTGCCCGATCCGGCCGCCGACGCGCCGCGCAGGCGGCGGCTGTTCGGCCGTAAGGCGCCCGCGCCCGTCACGGTCGTCTTCAGCCACGGCTACTGCCTCAACCAGGACTCCTGGCACTTCCAGCGTGCCGCGCTGCGCGGTCTGGTCCGTACCGTCCACTGGGACCAGCGCAGCCACGGCCGGTCGGGGCGCGGAGTCGCCCAGCGCGGCCCCGGCGCCGTGCCGGTCACCATCGAGCAGCTGGGCCGCGATCTGAAGGCCGTCATCGACGCTGCGGCGCCCGAGGGGCCGCTGGTGCTGGTCGGGCACTCGATGGGCGGGATGACGATGATGGCCCTCGCCGACCAGTACCCGGAGCTGGTGCGGGAGCGGGTCGTCGCTGTCGCCCTCGTCGGCACGTCGAGCGGGAGGCTCGGCGAGGTCAACTACGGTCTGCCGGTGGCCGGTGTGAACGCCGTACGGCGGGTGCTGCCCGGGGTGCTGAAGGCGCTGGGTTCGCAGCCCGAGCTGGTCGAGCGCGGCCGGCGGGCCAGCGCCGATCTGTTCGCCGGGCTGATCAAGCGCTACTCGTTCAGCTCGAAGGACGTGGACCCGGCCGTCGCGCGGTTCGCGGAGCGGATGATCGAGGGCACCCCGATCGATGTGGTCGCCGAGTTCTACCCGGCCTTCGCGGACCACGACAAGACCGGGGCGCTGGCGGAGTTCCGCGAGGTGCCGGCGCTGGTGCTGGCGGGCGAGAGCGATCTGGTGACGCCCAGTACGCACAGCGAGGCCATCCAGGACCTGCTGCCGGACGCCGAGCTGGTGCTGGTGCCCGACGCGGGCCACCTGGTGATGCTGGAGCACCCGGAGGTCGTCACCGACCGGCTCGCGGACCTGCTGACCCGGGCGGGTGCCGTGCCCGCCGGGGCTAACGTTGACCCCCATGGAAGCACCGCACGGCCCGGCGGCTGA
- the tsaE gene encoding tRNA (adenosine(37)-N6)-threonylcarbamoyltransferase complex ATPase subunit type 1 TsaE gives MEAPHGPAADAGTTAAHTLTVDSPELMADLGRALAAVLRPGDLVMLTGELGAGKTTLTRGLGAGLGVRGAVTSPTFVIARVHPSLTGGPALVHVDAYRLGGGLDEMEDLDLDVSLPDSVVVVEWGDGKVEELSDDRLHVVIDRVAGDTDDDRRVVTLTGYGSRWAEAEVAALARQGR, from the coding sequence ATGGAAGCACCGCACGGCCCGGCGGCTGACGCCGGCACCACCGCCGCCCACACCCTCACCGTCGATTCGCCCGAGCTGATGGCCGATCTCGGCCGCGCCCTGGCCGCCGTGCTGCGCCCCGGCGACCTCGTCATGCTCACGGGTGAACTCGGCGCGGGGAAGACGACGCTCACCCGGGGGCTCGGCGCCGGGCTCGGGGTGCGGGGCGCCGTCACGTCCCCGACCTTCGTGATCGCGCGCGTCCACCCGTCGCTGACCGGCGGGCCCGCGCTGGTCCATGTCGACGCGTACCGGCTCGGCGGCGGACTCGACGAGATGGAGGACCTCGACCTCGACGTGTCGCTGCCCGACTCCGTGGTGGTGGTGGAGTGGGGCGACGGCAAGGTGGAGGAGCTGTCCGACGACCGGCTGCACGTCGTCATCGACCGGGTTGCGGGCGACACGGACGACGACCGCCGGGTGGTCACGCTGACCGGGTACGGCAGCCGCTGGGCGGAGGCGGAAGTCGCCGCGCTGGCACGGCAGGGCCGCTGA
- the tsaB gene encoding tRNA (adenosine(37)-N6)-threonylcarbamoyltransferase complex dimerization subunit type 1 TsaB: MLLLAVDTATPAVTVALHDGTSVIAEESQVDARRHGELLLPAVDRVLAGAGMRLDAVTDVVVGVGPGPYTGLRVGLATAVTFGSVLGVPVHGLCTLDGLAYAAGLEGPFAVATDARRKEVYWARYADARTRTGEPAVDRPADIAEQLAGLPVVGAGALLYPDSFPDARAPEHQSAAALAALAAERLAAGGEFLPPLPLYLRRPDAQVPKNYKVVTPK; this comes from the coding sequence GTGCTTCTGCTTGCTGTCGATACCGCCACACCAGCCGTGACCGTCGCCCTCCACGACGGCACGTCCGTCATCGCCGAGGAGAGTCAGGTCGACGCGCGCCGCCACGGCGAGCTGCTGCTCCCCGCCGTCGACCGGGTGCTCGCCGGCGCCGGGATGCGGCTCGACGCCGTGACGGATGTGGTCGTCGGCGTCGGACCAGGACCGTACACGGGCCTGCGCGTGGGGCTCGCCACCGCCGTCACCTTCGGCTCCGTGCTCGGCGTTCCGGTGCACGGGCTGTGCACGCTGGACGGCCTCGCGTACGCGGCGGGGCTCGAAGGCCCGTTCGCCGTCGCCACCGACGCGCGCCGCAAGGAGGTCTACTGGGCGCGGTACGCGGACGCCCGTACCCGTACCGGCGAACCGGCGGTCGACCGACCCGCCGACATCGCCGAACAGCTCGCCGGGCTGCCCGTGGTGGGCGCCGGCGCGCTGCTCTACCCGGACTCCTTCCCCGACGCCCGCGCCCCCGAGCATCAGTCGGCGGCGGCGCTCGCCGCGCTGGCCGCCGAGCGACTGGCGGCGGGCGGGGAGTTCCTGCCGCCGCTGCCGCTCTATCTGCGCAGGCCCGACGCGCAGGTCCCGAAGAACTACAAGGTGGTCACTCCGAAGTGA
- the rimI gene encoding ribosomal protein S18-alanine N-acetyltransferase, which translates to MRWWDIEPVLTLEHELFPEDAWSTGMFWSELAHARGPHATRRYVVADDGERIVGYAGLAAAGGLGDVQTIGVARDHWGGGLGARLLTDLLQHATAFECEEVLLEVRVDNYRAQKLYERFGFEPIGFRRGYYQPGNVDALVMRLHMQGLHIQGTENHG; encoded by the coding sequence ATGCGCTGGTGGGACATCGAGCCCGTACTGACCCTTGAGCACGAGCTGTTCCCCGAGGACGCCTGGTCCACGGGCATGTTCTGGTCGGAGCTGGCCCACGCGCGCGGCCCGCACGCCACCCGGCGCTACGTCGTCGCCGACGACGGCGAGCGCATCGTCGGCTACGCGGGCCTCGCCGCGGCCGGCGGGCTCGGTGACGTCCAGACGATCGGTGTGGCCCGCGACCACTGGGGCGGCGGTCTCGGCGCCCGGCTGCTCACCGACCTGCTGCAGCACGCCACCGCCTTCGAGTGCGAGGAGGTGCTGCTCGAAGTGCGGGTCGACAACTACCGCGCGCAGAAGCTGTACGAGCGCTTCGGCTTCGAGCCCATCGGCTTCCGGCGCGGCTACTACCAGCCGGGCAATGTGGACGCGCTCGTCATGCGCCTCCATATGCAAGGACTCCACATACAAGGAACTGAGAACCATGGCTGA
- the tsaD gene encoding tRNA (adenosine(37)-N6)-threonylcarbamoyltransferase complex transferase subunit TsaD → MADEPLVLGIETSCDETGVGIVRGTTLLADAVASSVDEHARFGGVVPEVASRAHLEAMVPTIERALKDAGIAARDLDGISVTAGPGLAGALLVGVSAAKAYAYALGKPLYGVNHLASHICVDQLEHGPLPEPTMALLVSGGHSSLLLAPDITADVRPLGATIDDAAGEAFDKIARVLQLGFPGGPVIDRLAREGDPAAIAFPRGLTGPRDAAYDFSFSGLKTSVARWIEAKRKAGEEVPVRDVAASFQEAVVDVLTRKAVRACKDEGVDHLMIGGGVAANSRLRALAAERCERAGIRLRVPRPGLCTDNGAMVAALGAEMVARGRAPSDWDLSADSSLPVTETHVPGHDHLHELSKDNLYS, encoded by the coding sequence ATGGCTGACGAACCTCTCGTCCTCGGCATCGAGACGTCCTGCGACGAGACCGGCGTCGGCATCGTGCGCGGGACGACCCTGCTCGCCGACGCCGTCGCCTCCAGCGTGGACGAGCACGCCCGGTTCGGCGGAGTGGTGCCCGAGGTCGCCTCCCGGGCGCATCTGGAGGCCATGGTCCCCACCATCGAGCGCGCCCTGAAAGACGCCGGGATCGCCGCGCGCGACCTGGACGGGATCTCCGTGACGGCGGGCCCGGGGCTCGCCGGGGCGCTGCTGGTGGGCGTATCGGCGGCGAAGGCGTACGCGTACGCGCTCGGCAAGCCGCTCTACGGCGTCAACCACCTGGCCTCGCACATCTGCGTCGACCAGCTGGAGCACGGGCCGCTGCCCGAGCCGACGATGGCGCTCCTGGTCAGCGGCGGCCACTCGTCGCTGCTGCTCGCGCCGGACATCACCGCCGACGTACGGCCGCTGGGCGCGACCATCGACGACGCGGCGGGCGAGGCGTTCGACAAGATCGCGCGCGTGCTGCAGCTCGGCTTCCCGGGCGGCCCGGTGATCGACCGGCTCGCCCGGGAGGGCGACCCGGCGGCCATCGCGTTCCCGCGCGGCCTCACGGGGCCGCGCGACGCGGCGTACGACTTCTCGTTCTCCGGCCTCAAGACGTCGGTCGCGCGCTGGATCGAGGCGAAGCGGAAGGCCGGCGAGGAGGTTCCGGTACGGGATGTGGCGGCGTCGTTCCAGGAGGCGGTCGTCGACGTGCTGACCCGTAAGGCGGTCCGCGCCTGCAAGGACGAGGGCGTCGACCATCTGATGATCGGCGGCGGTGTCGCCGCCAACTCCCGGCTGCGGGCGCTGGCGGCCGAACGGTGCGAGCGCGCGGGCATCCGGCTGCGGGTGCCGCGGCCCGGGCTGTGCACGGACAACGGCGCGATGGTCGCCGCGCTCGGCGCCGAGATGGTGGCACGGGGGCGGGCGCCGTCGGACTGGGACCTGTCGGCCGACTCCTCGCTGCCGGTGACGGAGACACACGTACCGGGCCACGACCACCTGCACGAGCTGAGCAAGGACAACCTGTACTCATGA
- a CDS encoding YciI family protein, which translates to MPRFLSMICNDENNHPAGGPSDALMEGMGKLIEEMTEAGVMLETGGLLPTSKSARVGQRGGQIAVTDGPFTETKEVVGGYMILRADDLAQAVEWSRKFIELHEPEWEIACEVREIVGA; encoded by the coding sequence ATGCCGCGCTTTCTTTCCATGATCTGCAACGACGAGAACAACCACCCCGCAGGCGGCCCGAGCGACGCGCTCATGGAGGGCATGGGCAAGCTGATCGAGGAGATGACCGAGGCGGGCGTCATGCTCGAAACGGGCGGCCTCCTGCCGACGTCGAAGTCGGCACGCGTAGGGCAGCGCGGCGGGCAGATCGCGGTGACCGACGGGCCCTTCACGGAGACCAAGGAGGTCGTCGGCGGCTACATGATCCTGCGCGCGGACGATCTGGCCCAGGCGGTGGAGTGGTCCCGCAAGTTCATCGAGCTGCACGAACCGGAGTGGGAGATCGCCTGCGAGGTCCGCGAGATCGTCGGCGCCTGA
- a CDS encoding MarR family transcriptional regulator — protein MSSVESEGLDGAAVDPAGGAAGDARARRRLGVSVKESLRELSVQLSLLNNRVGARLDLKEVDVDCLDLITRHGPIGPSSLARRAGLHPATMTGILDRLERGGWIARERDASDRRAVLVRALRDRTGELFGLYAGMNTAMDSICAGYADAELEVLADFLRRTVDAGRVATDDLASD, from the coding sequence ATGAGTTCCGTAGAATCAGAAGGGCTCGACGGTGCGGCCGTGGACCCGGCCGGTGGTGCGGCCGGTGACGCGCGCGCCCGCAGACGGCTCGGGGTCTCGGTGAAGGAGTCGCTCCGGGAGCTGAGCGTCCAGCTGTCGCTGCTGAACAACCGGGTCGGCGCCCGGCTGGACCTCAAAGAGGTCGATGTGGACTGTCTTGACCTGATCACCCGGCACGGGCCGATCGGCCCCAGCTCGCTGGCGCGCCGCGCCGGCCTGCATCCGGCGACCATGACCGGCATCCTCGACCGGCTGGAGCGCGGCGGCTGGATCGCGCGCGAGCGGGACGCGTCGGACCGCCGCGCTGTGCTGGTACGGGCGTTGCGCGACCGAACGGGCGAGCTGTTCGGGCTCTACGCGGGGATGAACACCGCGATGGACTCGATCTGCGCGGGGTACGCGGATGCGGAGCTGGAGGTCCTGGCCGACTTCTTGCGGCGCACGGTGGACGCGGGCCGGGTGGCTACGGACGACTTGGCGTCGGACTGA
- a CDS encoding NAD(P)H-binding protein, translating into MILITGATGHVGRAAVDLLLAAGEQVTAVTRDPAGAALPAEARVIGGDPSWPATLAPALRGVEAILLSPRAVGAGVGELLALAADAGVRRVVVLSAVTVEYGGGYRRFAEAFTAVETAAEASGLAWTHLRCADFDANALVWAPQIRTTGVVRGAYGAAATSAIHERDIAEVAALALTDEAHAGRAYALTGPRSLSQRDKVAAVGAALGREVSWEEVPPDQVREAMLAQGVEENVPDRMLGYLAACLHEPGPATDTVERLLGRPARTFADWVADHAGAFTHPHAVAEAGRPS; encoded by the coding sequence ATGATCTTGATTACTGGAGCGACGGGCCACGTCGGCCGCGCGGCGGTCGACCTGCTGCTGGCCGCGGGCGAGCAGGTCACCGCGGTCACCCGCGATCCGGCCGGGGCGGCCCTGCCGGCCGAGGCGCGGGTGATCGGCGGCGATCCGTCGTGGCCCGCGACCCTCGCGCCCGCGCTGCGCGGCGTCGAAGCGATCCTGCTCAGCCCGCGCGCGGTCGGCGCGGGGGTGGGGGAACTGCTGGCGCTCGCCGCCGACGCGGGCGTACGGCGGGTGGTCGTGCTGTCGGCGGTCACCGTCGAGTACGGCGGTGGCTACCGGCGGTTCGCCGAGGCGTTCACGGCGGTGGAGACCGCCGCCGAGGCGTCGGGACTGGCGTGGACGCATCTGCGCTGCGCCGACTTCGACGCGAACGCCCTCGTCTGGGCGCCGCAGATCCGTACGACCGGAGTTGTTCGGGGGGCGTACGGAGCTGCGGCGACCTCGGCGATCCATGAGCGGGACATCGCCGAGGTGGCCGCGCTGGCGCTGACCGACGAGGCGCACGCGGGACGCGCGTACGCGCTCACCGGGCCTCGGTCGCTCAGCCAGCGCGACAAGGTCGCCGCCGTCGGCGCCGCGCTCGGCAGGGAGGTGTCCTGGGAGGAGGTCCCGCCCGACCAGGTCAGGGAGGCGATGCTCGCCCAGGGCGTCGAGGAGAACGTCCCCGACCGGATGCTCGGCTATCTCGCCGCGTGCCTGCACGAGCCGGGCCCGGCCACCGACACGGTCGAGCGGCTGCTCGGCCGCCCCGCGCGCACCTTCGCCGACTGGGTGGCCGACCACGCCGGCGCGTTCACGCACCCGCACGCCGTCGCAGAGGCGGGGAGGCCGTCATGA
- a CDS encoding hemerythrin domain-containing protein — MTGGADTEKIDFIMMYATHNAFRRDLGRIQAAAAGGRADTPQTRAGWRNFKHQLHIHHTVEDDTLWPRLRAAVTDPADLALLDEMEAEHALIDPLLAAVDAAMDAGLDAPRGAARDDRPDVLPERLRELSDALGHHLVHEEISALPLIQAVLTPADWAAFGGQMRRAQGVKGAAVYIPWILDGRPRVEQRQFLAALPPPARLVNRLFWQSRYAKLELFGGGAPDPAGTGSAGAGHPA, encoded by the coding sequence ATGACCGGGGGCGCGGACACCGAGAAGATCGACTTCATCATGATGTACGCGACGCACAACGCCTTCCGGCGGGATCTGGGCCGGATCCAGGCCGCCGCTGCCGGGGGCCGGGCGGACACGCCGCAGACCCGGGCGGGCTGGCGCAACTTCAAGCACCAGCTGCACATCCACCACACGGTCGAGGACGACACGCTGTGGCCCCGGCTGCGCGCCGCCGTCACCGACCCGGCGGATCTGGCGCTGCTGGACGAGATGGAGGCGGAGCATGCCCTGATCGATCCGCTGCTCGCCGCGGTCGACGCCGCCATGGACGCCGGCCTGGACGCCCCCAGGGGCGCCGCCAGGGACGACCGGCCGGACGTGCTGCCGGAGCGGCTGCGGGAGCTCTCCGACGCGCTGGGCCATCACCTCGTACACGAGGAGATCAGCGCGCTCCCGCTGATTCAGGCCGTGCTCACACCGGCGGACTGGGCCGCCTTCGGCGGTCAGATGCGGCGGGCTCAGGGCGTCAAGGGCGCCGCCGTCTACATCCCGTGGATACTCGACGGGAGGCCGCGCGTCGAGCAGCGGCAGTTCCTGGCCGCCCTGCCGCCGCCCGCGCGGCTGGTCAACCGGCTGTTCTGGCAGTCGCGTTACGCCAAGCTGGAGTTGTTCGGCGGGGGCGCGCCCGACCCGGCAGGCACGGGGTCGGCGGGGGCCGGGCACCCGGCGTAG